In the Chromobacterium sp. ATCC 53434 genome, CCCCAGATCACACCCTGCACGAATACCTTGTGCTCGTACAGCGCCATCAGCATGCCCATGCTGTAAGGCGTCACCTTGTCCAACGCCAGCGTGTTGGACGGCTGATTGCCGGGAAACAGCTTCTGCGGCAGCAGCATGTCCAGCTCCTCGCCCGACAGCCGACTCAGCTCCTGCATCACCTCGGCCTCGCTCTTGCCTCGCATCAGCGCCTCGGTCTGCGCCAGGCAATTGGCCACCAGCACCTCATGCTGGCTGGCCAGCGGATAATGGCTGTTCAGCGGCAGGATGAAGTCGCACGGCACCAGCCGGGTGCCCTGATGCAGCAGCTGGAAGAAGGCGTGCTGGCTGTTGGCTCCCTCCTCGCCCCAGATCACCGGACCGGTATCGAAATCCAGCGCCTCGCCCAGCCGTCCCACCCGCTTGCCGTTGGACTCCATGTCCAGCTGCTGGATATGGGCCGGCAATCGGCGCAAACCGTGATCGTACGGCATGATGGCATGAGTATGCGCCCGGTAGAAGGTGTTGTACCAGATGCCGATCAGCGCCAGCAGCACCGGCATATTGGCGGCGAACGGCGTCTCGAAGAAATGGCGGTCCATCGCGTGGCCGCCGTCGAGGAAGGCGCGGAAATGGTCGTAGCCGATGGCCAGCATCACCGGCAGGCCAATCGCCGACCACACCGAGTAGCGGCCGCCGACCCAGTCCCAAAAGCCGAACATGTGCTTGGGATCGATGCCGAAAGCCCGGACCGCCGGCTCATTGGTCGACACCGCGACGAAATGGCGGGCGATGTCGGCCTCCCCGCCCGCTTGCAGAAACCAGCCGCGCGCCGCCTGGGCGTTCAGCAGGGTCTCCGGCGTGGTGAACGATTTGGAGGCGACGATGAACAGCGTGCTGGCCGGATCCAGCCCTTCCAGCGTGCGCGCCAGGTGCTGGCCGTCGACATTGGACACGAAATGGACGTTCAGCCGCCGGTCGGCGTAGGCCGACAGCGCCTCCTTCACCACCAGCGGCCCCAGGTCGGAACCGCCGATGCCCAGATTGACCACGTCGCGTATCGGCTGGCCGGTGAAACCGAGCCAGCGTCCGTCGCGCACTTGCTCGCTGAAATCCTTGAGCCGGGCCAGCACCCGATGGACGTCGGCGACCGCGTCGCGGCCGTCGACGCTCAGCCGCGCGTCGGCCGGCAGCCGCAGCGCCGTGTGCAGCGCCGCCCGCCCCTCGCTGACGTTGATGTGCGCGCCGGTGCGCATTTTCTCCATCCAGCCGGCGAGATCGGCCACCCGGGCCAGCTCGAACAGCAGCTCCAGCGTGCGCTCGGTGATGCGGTTCTTCGAATAGTCGAGCAGCAGGCCGTCCAGCTCCAGCGAAAAACGCTGGAAGCGCTGCGGATCGAGATCGAACAGCTCGCGCATGTGCATATGGCGCGTCGCGCGCTGATGTTGGTGCAGCTTGGACCAGATCTGGGTGGAATTGATGTCGGTGTGGCGTTGAGAAACCATGTTTCCTGCCAAGAGGGATGAGGTGAACGCCGAAAAGGGCCGCCCGGATCCGGCCGGCCCTGCCGTCGCGACGATGGCCGCGCTTGTCGCTTCTTACAACTTCAGGAAGTGCTCGCGGTAATAGCGCATTTCCTCTATCGATTCCATGATGTCGGCCAGCGCCTCGTGCTTGCCGCGCTTGACCACGCCTTTGGCCACTTCCGGCTTCCAGCGCTTGCACAGCTCCTTCAGCGTGGAGACGTCCAGGTTGCGGTAATGGAAATAGGCTTCCAGCCTGGGCATCCAGCGCGCCATGAATCGGCGGTCCTGATGAATGGTGTTGCCGCACATCGGGCTGCCGCGCTCCGGCACGTGCTGCGCCATGAAGTCCAGCAGCCGCTGCTCGGCCTCGGCCTCGTTGACGGCCGAGTTCTTCACCTTCTCGATCAGGCCGCTCTTGCCGTGGGTGTTCTTGTTCCAGTCGTCCATGCCGTCGAGGACGGCGTCGGACTGGTGGATCACCAGCACGGGGGATTCGGCCACCACGTTCAGGTTGCTGTCGGTGACAATCATCGCCACTTCGATGATGCGGTCGCTGTCCGGACTCAGCCCCGTCATCTCCATGTCGAGCCAGATGAGGTTATTGGTATCTTGTGCCATACTAGTCAATCTTTGGAAAACCCTGCCATTTTCCTTCATTGCCGCCCGCGCGGCAAACCCGATACCTGCACGGACACCCATGACTGAAGCATTCTCCCTGCTATTCGCCGCCGCGCTGACGCTGACGCTGTGCCTGAAGCTGTGGCTGGGCTGGCGACACATCCGCCACATCGGCCGCCACCGCGACCAGGTGCCGGCCGATTTTCGCGACAGCATCACCGCGGAACAGCACCGTCACGCCGCCGATTACACCATAGCCAAAACCCGGCTGGGTCTGCTGGGCACCTGGGTGGACACCGCGCTGATCGCCGTCCTCACTTTCGGTGGCGGCCTGCAATGGCTGGCCGAACGCTGCATGCAATGGCTCCCGCAGCCGCTGCCGTCCGGCGTCGCGCTGATCGCCGCCGTCGCCGTCGTCTCCAGCCTGGTGTCGCTGCCGCTGACGCTGTACGGCACCTTCGGCATCGAGAGCCGCTTCGGCTTCAACAAGACCACCGTGGGCCTGTATCTCGTCGACCAGCTGAAGGGCATCGCGCTCGGCGTGGCGATCGGCCTGCCGCTGATCGCGCTGATCCTGTGGCTGATGGACGCGTCCGGCCCGCTGTGGTGGTTGTGGGTATGGCTGGTCTGGTCCGCCTTCCAGCTGTTGATGGTGGCGCTGTATCCGACGCTGATCGCGCCGCTGTACAACAAGTTCAAGCCACTGGAAGACCAGGCGCTGAAGGCCAGGATCGAAGCCTTGCTGCAGCGCGCCGGCTTTCAGAGCCAGGGCGTGTTCGTGATGGACGGCTCGCGCCGATCCAGCCACGGCAACGCCTATTTCACCGGCTTCGGCGACACCAAGCGCATCGTGTTCTTCGACACGCTGCTGTCCCAGCTGAGCCACGCCGAAATCGAAGCGGTGCTGGCCCACGAACTCGGTCATTTCAAGCGCCGCCACATCGTCAAGCGCATCGCGGTGATCTTCGTCCTGTCGCTGGCGCTGCTGTGGCTGCTGGGGCAGTTGCTGCATGCGCCGTGGTTCTACGCTGGACTCGGCGTCGCCGCGCCCAGCACCGCGATGGCGCTGATCCTGTTCTTCACCGCGGCGCCGGCCTTCGCCTTCCCGCTGACGCCGCTGTCCAGCCGCCTGTCCCGCGTGCATGAATACGAGGCCGACGATTTCGCGTCCGAGCAGACCCGCGCCGACGACCTGATCGCCGCGCTGGTCAAACTGTACCGCGACAACGCGTCCACGCTGACGCCCGACCCCATCCATTCGACTTTCTACGATTCGCACCCGCCCGCCACGCTGCGCATCCAACACCTGAAAGGAAACCGAGCATGAATCTGCTGGAACTGTCCTGCACCCCGCAACACGGCCGGGACCCGCTGGCCGACAACACCGTCACCCAGCTGCTGTCCGGCCTGCCCGGCTGGCAGGTCGACGGCATCGAGCTGAACAAGACCTACCATTTCGCCAACTACCACGAGACGATGGCCTTCGTGAACGCGCTGGCCTGGATCGCCCATCGCGAAGACCATCATCCGGACATGTCGGTGCATTACAACCGCGCGGTGGTGAACTTCAGCACCCATGACGCCGGCGGCCTGACCCTCAACGACTTCATCTGCGCGGCCAAGACCGAAGCGCTGATGCGCCGCCCATGACCGCCAGCACCGGACAGATCATCCGCAGCCACGGCCGCCGCTTCATCGTCGAAGCCGCCGATGGCCGCGTTTACGATTGCACCACCCGCGGCAAGCGCGTCGACTACGCCTGCGGCGACCATGTCGACATCCTGATCCAGAACCAGGAACAGGCGGTGATAGAACGCGCGCAAGAGCGCCGCAGCCTGCTCTACCGCCAGGACGACTGGAAAACCAAGGTGATCGCCGCCAACGTCAGCCGCATCCTGTTCGTGGTCGCCGCCGTGCCCAGCCCCAACGAGGAGTTGCTGGGCCGCTGCCTGATCGCCGCCGAGGCCGGCGACATCGAACCCATCATCGTCGTCAACAAGTCCGATCTGCCGGAAACCGCGCCGCTGCTGAAAAAACTGCAGCTGTACGCCGATTTGGGCTACCAGTTGCTGGTCCTGTCGGCCAAGCAGGACTTCTCGCCGCTGCGGCCGCTGCTCAGCGGCCATACCAGCGTGCTGGTCGGCCAGTCCGGCATGGGCAAGTCCACGCTGACCAATGCGCTGCTGCCGGACGCCAACGCCCGTATCGGCGACATCTCCACCGCGCTGGATTCCGGCCGTCACACCACCACCCACGCCGCGCTCTACCATCTGGACGAGGACAGTCATCTGATCGACTCGCCCGGCTTGCAGGAGTTTGGCTTAAAACACTTGCAAGCAGCTGATTTGATCCGTTATTTTCCGGAAATGCGCCAGTATATCGGCCAGTGTCGCTTCCATAACTGTTCGCATTGCGTCGAGCCGAATTGTGCGATTATGGCCGCAGCGGACAAAGGCGGCATCGCACGGCATCGGCTAAGCTTGTTACAGAGGCTGACGCATGAACTGACGCCGGCTAGATTGTAAATAAGAAAGCACACACTCTTTATTTACTTTTCATGGCTGCCTGAATATGCTGTAACAAAAGGGATCAAGCATCACGCAAGCATAAAACTTCAAAATTCAACTGAGGAGCCAGCATCATGACGAAACGGATTGCGCTTGTCACAGGCGGCATGGGCGGTATCGGAACCGCCATCTGCAGGGCCCTGGCCGAAGCGGGACACGTGGTGGTGACCACCTACAGCCGGCCCGGCCGCGAGCAGGCCTGGCATGCCGACATGAAGGGGCTGGGTTTCAACGACATTCACAGTTATCTGTGCGACGTCACCGACTTCGCCGCCTGCCAGGAAGTGACGGCCCGGATCGCCAAGAACATCGGCCCGGTCGGCATCCTGGTCAACAATGCCGGCATCACCCGCGACGCCAGCTTCAGGAAGCAGAGCAAGGACGATTGGGACGCGGTGATCCGCACCAATCTGGACTCGGTGTTCAATATGACCAAGCCGGTGCTGGACGGCATGCTGGACTCCGGCTTCGGCCGCATCGTCAACATCTCGTCGATCAATGGCCAGAAGGGTCAGTTCGGTCAGACCAATTACTCGGCGGCCAAGGCCGGGATGCACGGCTTCA is a window encoding:
- a CDS encoding 4a-hydroxytetrahydrobiopterin dehydratase encodes the protein MNLLELSCTPQHGRDPLADNTVTQLLSGLPGWQVDGIELNKTYHFANYHETMAFVNALAWIAHREDHHPDMSVHYNRAVVNFSTHDAGGLTLNDFICAAKTEALMRRP
- the rsgA gene encoding ribosome small subunit-dependent GTPase A produces the protein MTASTGQIIRSHGRRFIVEAADGRVYDCTTRGKRVDYACGDHVDILIQNQEQAVIERAQERRSLLYRQDDWKTKVIAANVSRILFVVAAVPSPNEELLGRCLIAAEAGDIEPIIVVNKSDLPETAPLLKKLQLYADLGYQLLVLSAKQDFSPLRPLLSGHTSVLVGQSGMGKSTLTNALLPDANARIGDISTALDSGRHTTTHAALYHLDEDSHLIDSPGLQEFGLKHLQAADLIRYFPEMRQYIGQCRFHNCSHCVEPNCAIMAAADKGGIARHRLSLLQRLTHELTPARL
- the phbB gene encoding acetoacetyl-CoA reductase is translated as MTKRIALVTGGMGGIGTAICRALAEAGHVVVTTYSRPGREQAWHADMKGLGFNDIHSYLCDVTDFAACQEVTARIAKNIGPVGILVNNAGITRDASFRKQSKDDWDAVIRTNLDSVFNMTKPVLDGMLDSGFGRIVNISSINGQKGQFGQTNYSAAKAGMHGFTMALAQEVAKKGVTVNTISPGYIATEMVMAVPEDVRNKIIAQIPVGRLGKPEEIAALVGFLCSDSAGFITGSNIAMNGGQHMM
- a CDS encoding M48 family metallopeptidase — translated: MTEAFSLLFAAALTLTLCLKLWLGWRHIRHIGRHRDQVPADFRDSITAEQHRHAADYTIAKTRLGLLGTWVDTALIAVLTFGGGLQWLAERCMQWLPQPLPSGVALIAAVAVVSSLVSLPLTLYGTFGIESRFGFNKTTVGLYLVDQLKGIALGVAIGLPLIALILWLMDASGPLWWLWVWLVWSAFQLLMVALYPTLIAPLYNKFKPLEDQALKARIEALLQRAGFQSQGVFVMDGSRRSSHGNAYFTGFGDTKRIVFFDTLLSQLSHAEIEAVLAHELGHFKRRHIVKRIAVIFVLSLALLWLLGQLLHAPWFYAGLGVAAPSTAMALILFFTAAPAFAFPLTPLSSRLSRVHEYEADDFASEQTRADDLIAALVKLYRDNASTLTPDPIHSTFYDSHPPATLRIQHLKGNRA
- the pgi gene encoding glucose-6-phosphate isomerase, giving the protein MVSQRHTDINSTQIWSKLHQHQRATRHMHMRELFDLDPQRFQRFSLELDGLLLDYSKNRITERTLELLFELARVADLAGWMEKMRTGAHINVSEGRAALHTALRLPADARLSVDGRDAVADVHRVLARLKDFSEQVRDGRWLGFTGQPIRDVVNLGIGGSDLGPLVVKEALSAYADRRLNVHFVSNVDGQHLARTLEGLDPASTLFIVASKSFTTPETLLNAQAARGWFLQAGGEADIARHFVAVSTNEPAVRAFGIDPKHMFGFWDWVGGRYSVWSAIGLPVMLAIGYDHFRAFLDGGHAMDRHFFETPFAANMPVLLALIGIWYNTFYRAHTHAIMPYDHGLRRLPAHIQQLDMESNGKRVGRLGEALDFDTGPVIWGEEGANSQHAFFQLLHQGTRLVPCDFILPLNSHYPLASQHEVLVANCLAQTEALMRGKSEAEVMQELSRLSGEELDMLLPQKLFPGNQPSNTLALDKVTPYSMGMLMALYEHKVFVQGVIWGINSFDQWGVEYGKQLARRILPELTGDASELAHDSSTNGLIRHYRERHVK
- the orn gene encoding oligoribonuclease produces the protein MAQDTNNLIWLDMEMTGLSPDSDRIIEVAMIVTDSNLNVVAESPVLVIHQSDAVLDGMDDWNKNTHGKSGLIEKVKNSAVNEAEAEQRLLDFMAQHVPERGSPMCGNTIHQDRRFMARWMPRLEAYFHYRNLDVSTLKELCKRWKPEVAKGVVKRGKHEALADIMESIEEMRYYREHFLKL